In one window of Myxocyprinus asiaticus isolate MX2 ecotype Aquarium Trade chromosome 43, UBuf_Myxa_2, whole genome shotgun sequence DNA:
- the ywhah gene encoding 14-3-3 protein eta, with amino-acid sequence MADREQLIQRARLAEQAERYDDMASAMKLVTELNEPLSNEDRNLLSVAYKNVVGARRSSWRVISSIEQKTAADGNEKKLELVHVYRETIEKELESVCQDVLTLLDQYLIKNCDETQVESKVFYLKMKGDYFRYLAEVATGEKRASAVELSEGAYKEAFDISKGMPATHPIRLGLALNFSVFYYEIQNAPEQACQLAKEAFDDAIGHLDNLNEDSYKDSTLIMQLLRDNLTLWTSDQQDSEGGDANN; translated from the exons ATGGCTGACAGGGAACAACTGATCCAAAGAGCCCGTCTGGCGGAGCAGGCGGAGCGTTACGATGACATGGCCTCCGCGATGAAGCTG GTAACAGAACTGAACGAGCCACTGTCCAACGAAGACCGCAACCTGCTCTCAGTAGCTTACAAGAATGTGGTGGGCGCCCGACGGTCATCTTGGCGTGTAATATCCAGCATAGAGCAGAAGACAGCAGCGGATGGCAACGAGAAGAAGCTGGAACTGGTTCATGTCTACCGAGAGACCATCGAGAAGGAGCTAGAGTCGGTGTGCCAGGACGTTCTCACCCTGCTGGACCAGTACCTCATAAAAAACTGTGATGAGACCCAGGTAGAGAGCAAGGTCTTCTACTTGAAGATGAAGGGAGACTACTTCCGGTACCTGGCCGAGGTGGCCACTGGCGAAAAGAGGGCCTCTGCTGTCGAATTGTCCGAAGGGGCCTATAAGGAGGCTTTCGATATTAGCAAGGGCATGCCGGCCACCCATCCCATCCGCTTGGGCCTGGCACTCAACTTCTCCGTCTTCTACTACGAGATCCAAAATGCACCCGAGCAGGCCTGCCAGCTAGCCAAGGAGGCTTTTGATGATGCTATCGGCCACCTGGACAATCTGAACGAGGACTCCTATAAGGACTCCACGCTCATCATGCAGCTCCTGAGGGACAACCTCACCCTGTGGACCAGCGACCAGCAGGACAGCGAAGGAGGGGATGCCAATAACTGA